AAAGGCAAAAAACTAAGCGAAACATCCTTATCCGAAACATTTAATTCCTTATCGTGAGAAACCAGTACACTGGAAATATTTTTGTGATCTATCATCACACCTTTAGGTTCTCCTGTAGTTCCCGAGGTATAAATTAGGGTTGCCAGATCGTCGAATTCTCCACTATAAAAACGTTCGTCGAATTCTTTTCCCATGCCAGAATTTTGTCCGTCAATAAGGAATTCATCCCAATATAGTGATCGATCATAATCGGTAAGTTTCGTTTTCTTATCAAAAACAACTACCATCTTAACATGAGGAACGTCTTTAATAAGTTCCATTGCACGATCGTATTGTTCCTGCTCGCCAACAAATATGACTTGAGCTTCGGAATCTTCGACAATATATTTTGCTTCGGCAGCTGAGTTTGTAGGATAAATTGGAACGGTAACACCTCTAACGCTCATAATAGCTAAATCGGCTGTGATCCATTCTGGCATGTTTTGGGAGAATATTGCAACAGATTGCTTCTCTTTAACACCCAATTTCATAAGAGCTTTTGATATTTGGCGAATTTGCAAACCAAATTCATTCCAGCTTACACCAACCCACTTATCATTCTCTTCATCTTTGTAGCGCATTGCAATTCGATCACCAAATTTTTCAATTCTATCACGAATTAATTTGCCCCAATGTTGATACTCCATAAAAGTATTTTAGTTGTAAAATCGGAGCAAAGATAAGCATGTTTCGCTGATTTAAAAGGTTTTCAGCTTATTATGAGTTTTGTACAAATGTTAAAAATCATTAATTAAGAACATAAGCTAAATTCCATTCTAAACTTAACATCTTACATATAAATATCTTATACAAAAAACAACCCTCAACATAAGTTAAGGGTTGTTAGTTTATTCTTCGTCTGATTAAATACAGAATAAATACAATAATAGAAGCTATTTTACGTAAAAATCCATTAATTTTTCTCCTTCGAGTTCGGCTTGCAAACGATCACCAATTTTTACAGGTCCTACTCCTTCGGGTGTTCCTGTATAAATTAAATCTCCTATTTTTAAAGTAAAAAATTGAGATAGATATGCAATTAAGTAATCAACAGAAAAAATCATATTTGAGGTATTTCCTGTTTGTACTCTTTCACCATTTATATTCAAATTAAAATCAAGATTGTTAATCGATTTAAATTTATTTTTTGGTATAAACTTACTAATTGGTGCTGCTCCATCGAATGCTTTTGCCTTTTCCCATGGTAATCCTTTCTTTTTGCATTCGGCTTGAATATCGCGCGCTGTAAAATCAATTCCCAAGGCGACTTCTTCGTAGTAACGGTGAGCAAATTCTACGGGTATATTTTTACCTACCCTACTGATTTTAATAACCAATTCTAACTCGTGATGAATATCTTTCGAAAAATCGGGATAATAGAAATCGTTATTATTTTTTAACAAAGCAGAATCGGGCATAGAAAAAACCACTGGCTCGGCAGGCACTGGATTATTTAATTCCTTGGCATGATTCACATAATTTCTTCCAATTGCTAGAATTTTCATATTGCTAAGATATAAATGTTAAGTTTCAGAATTGAGTTTATTTATTGAATCCTCTGAGTTTTATTTCGGTTAAAATTTTCTTTGTGTACAAAGGAAAATCGCTATTCATAACCCAACCATAGTATCCTGGTTGCTTTTCGAGTACTTCTTCAACTGTTTTACCCTTATTTTTTCCAAAGTTAAATCTCTCAACACCTTTCTCATCAATAATAATAAAACCTGCAAAATCGGCATTTTTATTTTGAGATGAAAAAGTTGCCAAATACTCTATATCATTTTCCAGATTATCGTATTTATCCAATTGCGATTTTAAAACCTCATAAGTGGCTTTTGTATCGGCCTCGGCACCATGTGCACCTTCTAACTCTTTATTACAGTAAAATTTATATGCTGCCGTTAAAGTTCGCTGTTCCATTTTATGAAAAATAGTTTGTACATCCACAAACTTTCTTTTTTTCATATCAAAATCGATATCAGCTCTTAAAAACTCTTCGGCTAACAAAGGAAAATCGAATCGGTTAGAATTATAACCAGCCAAATCGCAACCTTCCAAATATTTTGCTATAATTTTACCTAACTCCTTAAAAGTTGGTTCATCTTTTACATCTTCGTCTTTAATACCATGTATCGCCGACGACTGCGCAGGAATTGGAATCCCCGGATTAACCCGAAAAGTTTTCACCTCTTCTTCTCCATTAGGAGCAACCTTAACAATACAAATTTCAACAATACGATCTTTTGCAACATTAATACCTGTTGTTTCTAAATCGATAAATGCGATTGGATTTTTTAAATTCAGATTCATTGATCAGTTTCTTATGAATTCGTTTATTGTGTAAAAATATAAAACCTAACAGAAATAATCTCTCTGTTAGGTTTTTAATATTTTATTTTTTGATTTTAATTCTGTTTATGCGTTAATCATCATTGGCATTAACAACATCAAGACATCTTCGTCGGCATTTTCATTATCGTAAGGTAAGAAGATACCTGCCCTTGTTGGATCCGATAATTCAATTAATACATTCGATGAAGAAATATTTGAAAGTATCTCTAATAAGAATACTGATTTAAAACCAATTTCTAATTCTTGTCCCTCGTACTGACAAAGCAATCTTTCTCTTGCCGAAATTGAAAAGTCGATATCCTGAGCTGAAACAACCAGTTCGTTTGCTTTTAATTCGAACTTAATTAAATTACTTGCCGGATTAGAAAATACTGATACACGTTTTAATGTATTGTACAATTCTACTCTGTCAATAGTAATTACGTTAGGATTATTTTTAGGAATAACCGAATTATAACTTGGATAATTTCCTTCAACCAAACGACAAATTAATTTGTAATTCGAAAGCGTAAAGAATGCATTCTTATCATCGAATTCTACTTTCACAGGATTTTCTTCTTTCGGAAGAATGTTACGTAAAAGAGAAGCTGGTTTTTTAGGTAGTATAAATGAAGATTCAACATCAGATCTTCCATCCAAACGCTTGTAACGAACCAATTTATGTGCATCAGAAGCTACAAATGTTAGATCATTATTTCCCAATTCTACAAAAATACCATTCATTACTGGACGAAGCTCGTCATCTGCGGTAGCAAATAATGTTTTAATAACTCCCGTTAGTAATACATCACTTTCTACGGTAATATTCACTAAACTACTTTCCTCTTTCTCAGGAAGCTTTGGAAAATCCTCTCCATTTTGACCAACAATACTAAACACTCCATTTTCCGATGTTATCTTTACCGCTAAAGAGGTAGAATCGATATCGAAAGTAAGAGGTTGTTCAGGAAATTCTTTTAAAGTATCAGTCAAAATTTTAGCCGGAAAAGCAATTACACCATCGCCATGCGAAGTTTCCAGAGGAATAGTGGTGATTAATGTAGATTCCAAATCAGATGCAGTTGCCACCAATTCGCCATCTTTTAGCTCAAATAAAAAGTTATCTAAAATTGGCAAAGTATTCTTACTACTAATTACTCTACTGATAGCTTGTAAATGACTTAACAATTCTGTACTTGATACTACAAATTTCATTTGCATAATATTTAAAAATTTACCTAATTTTCTGTGTTTCAAACCTTAAATAAAGATAAGCAATTAAGATTTGTATTAAGTGGTGAATATACAAATTTATTAAGGATTGTACTTACTCTTGAATTAAAAAAAATCTTTGTCTTTCTCTAATAATGTACAAAATTATTTTTTAATTCCATTTTACAGCATAAGTAAAAAACTGCTAATAGTTTGAAAATCATAAATCGAATGATTTTCAACTTTTAAATTCAGCACAATGGCATTGTAATTCGCAACAAAAGTAACATTTAAGATAAAAAATTTGCAATCAATTTCCTGCAAATTTTCTTTTCCGCATATAAAAACGAATTAATCCGAAAATCAGTAATAAAAACAAAGGCAATAACACATTAAATACTTGCCAGAATATGCGCTCCGAACGAATCTTCGTTTTATCGAGCAAACGCAATTTTACTTCTCTTGCTCTTAAATTCATCCACCCTTCATTATCGCATAAATAATCGATACAGTTTAAAAGGAAGTTTCGGTTGCCATAAGTTTTTCGTGAGTACCTATCGTAGCCCAAAGCTTCAATTTGTCTGTTTTTACCTACTCCGCGCACGCGATTTTTAATTAAATCTCCATCTGATATTACAATCATTTTAGCAGGTTTACTTTCTTCTTTAAAAGTTTTACGATTAATACCTTTCCAGGCACGATTTTTAAATGCCGATTTAAATTTGCCCTCCAGTAAAACTGCAATATTTTTTTTCCCATCGGCAAAATACTCGGGCAATGGTTTTTTATTGACAATATCGAGGCGAATTACGCTGGGCACTTTTTCTAAACGTGTATAATTAGAACTACTTAAAAGTACTTTTTTGCTGATATTTTTATTGTCTCCTACCCAATCGATAGAATTTGCAAACTCGGCTTTTACCACATTTAACTTTCGGGTAATTGGATGATTATCGGGACAATTTAAAAGAGGAGAATAATACCACGAAGCTGGTGTAAATTTAGCTTGCTCGCCTGGTAATGCTGTTTGCACAGGTATTAATTGTCCCTGAATATCCATTACCAAATCAGGATTAATTCGCAAACCATAAGTAAATAGCTGATCTTCTATATTTAATGGTTTATAGTAAGCTATTGTACTCTCTTTTACCGATAAACTATCCATACTGACCTGTACCTCATCGACCAACCATAGCACACTTCCTCCAGCCATTATGTACTGATCTATCTGATATTTATCGTCTTTTGCAAACTCTTTTCTTGGCTGAGCAATTACCAAAACAGAATAATCTTTATTTGTTTGATTCAGTTCTGTAGCTTTCACTCGCTCAACTTCATATCTTTGTAAAAGCGATGCGGTAATATCTGCAACTTCATACTCATTTAGCTCTTTGTGTCCGGTTAAAAATGCTATTTTTTTGGGTTT
This genomic interval from uncultured Marinifilum sp. contains the following:
- a CDS encoding fumarylacetoacetate hydrolase family protein, yielding MKILAIGRNYVNHAKELNNPVPAEPVVFSMPDSALLKNNNDFYYPDFSKDIHHELELVIKISRVGKNIPVEFAHRYYEEVALGIDFTARDIQAECKKKGLPWEKAKAFDGAAPISKFIPKNKFKSINNLDFNLNINGERVQTGNTSNMIFSVDYLIAYLSQFFTLKIGDLIYTGTPEGVGPVKIGDRLQAELEGEKLMDFYVK
- the dnaN gene encoding DNA polymerase III subunit beta codes for the protein MKFVVSSTELLSHLQAISRVISSKNTLPILDNFLFELKDGELVATASDLESTLITTIPLETSHGDGVIAFPAKILTDTLKEFPEQPLTFDIDSTSLAVKITSENGVFSIVGQNGEDFPKLPEKEESSLVNITVESDVLLTGVIKTLFATADDELRPVMNGIFVELGNNDLTFVASDAHKLVRYKRLDGRSDVESSFILPKKPASLLRNILPKEENPVKVEFDDKNAFFTLSNYKLICRLVEGNYPSYNSVIPKNNPNVITIDRVELYNTLKRVSVFSNPASNLIKFELKANELVVSAQDIDFSISARERLLCQYEGQELEIGFKSVFLLEILSNISSSNVLIELSDPTRAGIFLPYDNENADEDVLMLLMPMMINA
- the gldG gene encoding gliding motility-associated ABC transporter substrate-binding protein GldG, with the protein product MVSNKVMAKNRRQKDIFNLLLSLLVLFVIMQVLQFYFFRWDLTSEKRYSLSDNTKQLVQSLDKDLFFEIYLAGDLPYGFAKLQKASMEMIDEFAAYSNVNITYSVINPNDVLNPKKRNEFFEQLVSRGLKPTSLQEKTTDGSLKQKIIVPGIIVHDKEKETAVHLLKSSSGASAEENLNHSVETLEFELSKAIRLLQNIKPKKIAFLTGHKELNEYEVADITASLLQRYEVERVKATELNQTNKDYSVLVIAQPRKEFAKDDKYQIDQYIMAGGSVLWLVDEVQVSMDSLSVKESTIAYYKPLNIEDQLFTYGLRINPDLVMDIQGQLIPVQTALPGEQAKFTPASWYYSPLLNCPDNHPITRKLNVVKAEFANSIDWVGDNKNISKKVLLSSSNYTRLEKVPSVIRLDIVNKKPLPEYFADGKKNIAVLLEGKFKSAFKNRAWKGINRKTFKEESKPAKMIVISDGDLIKNRVRGVGKNRQIEALGYDRYSRKTYGNRNFLLNCIDYLCDNEGWMNLRAREVKLRLLDKTKIRSERIFWQVFNVLLPLFLLLIFGLIRFYMRKRKFAGN
- a CDS encoding 3'-5' exonuclease; the protein is MNLNLKNPIAFIDLETTGINVAKDRIVEICIVKVAPNGEEEVKTFRVNPGIPIPAQSSAIHGIKDEDVKDEPTFKELGKIIAKYLEGCDLAGYNSNRFDFPLLAEEFLRADIDFDMKKRKFVDVQTIFHKMEQRTLTAAYKFYCNKELEGAHGAEADTKATYEVLKSQLDKYDNLENDIEYLATFSSQNKNADFAGFIIIDEKGVERFNFGKNKGKTVEEVLEKQPGYYGWVMNSDFPLYTKKILTEIKLRGFNK